In the genome of Hymenobacter taeanensis, one region contains:
- the carB gene encoding carbamoyl-phosphate synthase (glutamine-hydrolyzing) large subunit, producing MEKPQKVLILGSGALKIGEAGEFDYSGSQALKAMKEEGIRTILINPNIATVQTSDNIADDVYFLPVTPYFVEEVIKKEKPDGILVAFGGQTALNCAVALFRGGVFEKYNVKVLGTPVQSIIDTEDRDIFKEKLDQIGVLSARSVAVTTMEDALAAAEKIGFPIIVRAAFALGGLGSGFANNMDELRALVQKSFTTSDQILVEESLKGWKEVEYEVVRDQYDNCITVCNMENFDPIGIHTGESIVVAPSQTLSNREYHKLRSIGIKTIRHLGIVGECNIQYALDPVSEDYRVIEVNARLSRSSALASKATGYPLAFVAAKLSLGYSLSELKNSVTQTTSAFFEPALDYVVVKLPRWDLAKFEGVNRQIGSAMKSVGEVMAIGKSFEEAIQKGLRMLDTGKRGFVANKPEQVDNATIDKLLSEPNEERIFAINLAFEAGYTLEQVHDLTKIDHWFLQRLYTIFELSNKLAAHRGSGLGALETGLLREAKKAGFSDQQIAVKLLGEGDVKADELLVRAHRKALGVLPVIKQIDTLAAEFPAKTNYLYSTYHGTENDLEPETSKSIAVLGSGVYRIGSSVEFDWCGVNAVQTAAEEGYKTIIINYNPETVSTDYDVSDRLYFEELSFERVMDILEFEQPEGVILSTGGQIPNNLATRLADAKAPILGTAPARIDEAENRHKFSSIMDELGIAQPRWKELTSLDAMFEFVGEVGYPVLIRPSYVLSGAAMNVVSNAFEMQAFLKAAVEVSAEYPVVVSEFIQEAKEIELDAVADKGEIVSYAISEHVEFAGVHSGDATMYYPPQKVYVRTIRRLKIIAEKIAKRYEISGPFNIQFLEKAGEIRVIECNIRASRSYPFVSKVSGNNLIKKATQVLLGKKVTRDESERVYDLPFVGVKAPQFSFTRLPGADPVLRVDMVSTGEVGCLGDTADEALLKSMLSVGYKIPQKSVLISGGPIKSKVALLSATELLVKKGYTIYATQGTHRFFAENGIPSSLLFWPDDYQEPNVLTYLKEKKIDLVINIPKNLSKGELDNDYKIRRTAIDFGIPLLTNARLAKAFIQAFCRLEMKDLKIKSWNEYKAM from the coding sequence ATGGAAAAACCACAGAAAGTTCTCATCCTCGGTTCCGGCGCGCTGAAAATTGGCGAGGCCGGTGAGTTCGATTACTCCGGCTCCCAGGCCCTTAAGGCGATGAAAGAGGAAGGCATCCGCACCATCCTCATCAACCCCAACATCGCCACCGTGCAAACGTCGGACAACATTGCCGACGACGTGTACTTCCTGCCCGTGACGCCCTACTTCGTGGAGGAAGTCATCAAGAAGGAAAAGCCCGATGGCATTCTGGTGGCGTTTGGTGGCCAGACGGCCCTGAACTGCGCCGTCGCGCTGTTCCGCGGCGGGGTGTTTGAGAAGTACAACGTGAAGGTGCTGGGCACGCCCGTGCAGAGCATCATCGACACCGAGGACCGGGACATATTCAAGGAGAAGCTCGATCAGATTGGGGTGCTCTCAGCCCGCAGCGTGGCCGTGACGACCATGGAAGACGCGTTGGCCGCAGCCGAGAAAATCGGTTTCCCCATCATTGTGCGGGCGGCGTTTGCGCTGGGTGGCCTAGGCAGTGGTTTCGCCAATAACATGGACGAGCTGCGGGCCTTAGTGCAGAAATCCTTCACGACTTCGGACCAGATTCTGGTGGAAGAGTCGTTGAAAGGATGGAAGGAAGTGGAGTACGAAGTAGTGCGCGACCAGTATGACAACTGCATCACGGTCTGCAACATGGAGAACTTCGACCCCATCGGTATTCACACTGGGGAGAGCATTGTGGTGGCCCCCTCGCAGACGTTGAGCAACCGCGAGTACCACAAGCTGCGCAGCATCGGCATCAAGACCATCCGCCACCTCGGCATTGTGGGCGAGTGCAACATTCAGTACGCCCTCGACCCCGTGTCGGAGGACTACCGCGTAATTGAGGTGAATGCCCGTTTGTCGCGCTCATCAGCGCTGGCCTCTAAGGCTACGGGTTACCCGCTGGCCTTTGTGGCGGCTAAGCTGAGCCTGGGCTACTCGCTCTCGGAGTTGAAAAACAGCGTAACGCAGACCACGTCGGCCTTCTTTGAGCCTGCTCTAGACTACGTGGTGGTGAAGCTGCCGCGCTGGGACCTGGCCAAGTTTGAGGGCGTGAACCGGCAGATTGGCTCGGCTATGAAGAGCGTGGGCGAGGTAATGGCCATCGGCAAATCCTTTGAGGAAGCCATTCAGAAAGGCCTGCGCATGCTGGACACCGGCAAGCGTGGCTTCGTGGCCAACAAGCCCGAGCAGGTTGACAACGCCACCATTGATAAGCTGCTGAGCGAGCCAAACGAGGAGCGCATCTTCGCCATCAACCTGGCATTTGAGGCCGGTTACACCCTGGAGCAAGTGCATGATCTGACCAAGATTGACCACTGGTTCCTGCAGCGCCTCTACACCATTTTCGAGCTGAGCAATAAGCTGGCTGCCCACCGTGGCAGTGGCCTAGGCGCCCTGGAAACTGGCCTACTGCGCGAAGCCAAGAAAGCCGGTTTCTCTGACCAGCAGATTGCAGTGAAGCTGCTAGGCGAAGGCGACGTGAAAGCAGACGAGCTGCTGGTGCGGGCCCATCGCAAGGCCCTTGGCGTGCTGCCAGTTATCAAACAGATTGACACGCTGGCGGCCGAATTCCCGGCCAAAACCAACTACCTCTACAGCACCTACCACGGCACCGAAAATGACCTAGAGCCGGAAACCAGCAAGTCTATTGCGGTGCTGGGCTCAGGCGTGTACCGTATCGGTAGCTCTGTGGAGTTCGACTGGTGCGGCGTGAATGCCGTGCAAACGGCCGCCGAAGAGGGCTACAAAACCATCATCATCAACTACAACCCCGAAACCGTCAGCACCGATTACGACGTATCGGACCGGCTGTATTTTGAGGAATTGAGCTTTGAGCGGGTGATGGATATTCTAGAGTTTGAGCAGCCGGAGGGTGTGATTCTCTCCACCGGCGGCCAAATTCCCAACAACCTCGCCACCCGCCTCGCCGACGCCAAAGCCCCCATCCTGGGTACGGCTCCGGCCCGCATCGACGAGGCCGAAAACCGCCACAAGTTCTCGAGCATCATGGATGAGTTGGGCATTGCTCAGCCCCGCTGGAAGGAGTTGACCTCCCTCGACGCCATGTTCGAGTTTGTGGGCGAGGTAGGCTACCCCGTATTGATCCGTCCGAGCTACGTGCTATCGGGCGCGGCTATGAACGTGGTTTCCAACGCGTTTGAGATGCAGGCGTTCCTGAAAGCTGCCGTCGAAGTAAGCGCCGAGTACCCTGTGGTGGTATCGGAGTTTATTCAGGAAGCGAAGGAAATTGAGTTGGACGCGGTAGCAGACAAGGGCGAAATCGTGAGCTATGCCATTTCGGAGCACGTGGAGTTTGCGGGTGTGCACTCCGGCGACGCTACCATGTACTATCCGCCCCAAAAGGTGTACGTGCGCACCATTCGGAGGCTGAAAATCATTGCCGAGAAGATTGCCAAGCGCTACGAAATCAGCGGGCCGTTCAACATTCAGTTCCTGGAGAAAGCCGGCGAAATTCGGGTGATTGAGTGCAACATCCGCGCTTCGCGCAGCTACCCCTTCGTGTCGAAAGTATCGGGCAACAACTTGATTAAGAAGGCCACGCAGGTGCTGCTGGGCAAGAAAGTGACGCGCGACGAGAGCGAGCGGGTGTATGACCTACCCTTCGTGGGCGTGAAAGCGCCCCAGTTCTCCTTCACCCGCCTGCCCGGCGCCGACCCGGTGTTGCGCGTGGACATGGTGAGCACCGGCGAAGTAGGCTGCCTCGGCGACACCGCCGACGAAGCCCTGCTGAAGTCGATGCTGAGCGTGGGCTACAAGATTCCGCAGAAGTCGGTGCTGATTTCCGGTGGTCCCATCAAGTCGAAAGTAGCGTTGCTCTCGGCCACGGAGCTGCTCGTTAAGAAGGGCTACACCATCTACGCTACCCAGGGTACGCACCGGTTCTTCGCCGAAAACGGCATCCCCAGCAGCCTGCTCTTCTGGCCCGATGATTACCAGGAGCCCAACGTGCTGACTTACCTGAAGGAGAAGAAGATTGACCTGGTCATCAACATCCCCAAGAACCTCTCTAAGGGCGAGTTGGACAACGACTACAAAATCCGCCGCACGGCTATCGACTTCGGCATCCCGCTGCTCACCAACGCCCGCCTAGCCAAAGCCTTCATCCAAGCCTTCTGCCGCCTGGAAATGAAGGACCTGAAGATCAAGAGCTGGAACGAGTATAAGGCGATGTAA
- a CDS encoding N-acetylornithine carbamoyltransferase — protein sequence MKNFTSFADAGDYKALLQQALEIKANPYGYQHIGKNKTVGLIFFNPSLRTRLSSVKAAYNLGAQAWVLNAGADSWTLEMADGAVMNGGTQEHIKEAIAVMSQYCDVLGVRTFPTLKDREADYSEEVFNKILKYATVPVISLESATLHPLQSFADLITVAETKQKERVKVVLTWAPHVRALPQCVPNSFCDWFSEVDWVDFVITHPEGYELDPKFTKGARIEYDQKKALEGADFVQAKNWSSYKDYGQVISNDPSWMLTPEHMAGTHDAKFLHCLPVRRNVEVSDAILDSPNSLVIQEAGNRVFSMQTVLHELLK from the coding sequence ATGAAAAACTTCACCTCCTTCGCCGATGCGGGCGACTATAAAGCGCTGTTGCAGCAAGCCCTGGAAATCAAGGCGAATCCGTACGGGTACCAGCACATTGGCAAGAACAAGACCGTCGGGCTGATTTTTTTCAACCCCAGCCTGCGTACCCGGCTTAGCTCGGTGAAGGCGGCCTACAACCTGGGCGCACAAGCCTGGGTGCTCAACGCTGGTGCTGATTCCTGGACGCTGGAAATGGCCGATGGCGCGGTAATGAACGGCGGCACGCAGGAGCACATCAAGGAAGCTATTGCCGTGATGAGCCAGTACTGCGACGTGCTGGGCGTGCGCACCTTCCCCACGCTCAAGGACCGGGAGGCCGACTACAGCGAGGAAGTATTCAACAAGATTTTAAAGTACGCCACGGTACCGGTTATCAGCTTGGAAAGCGCCACGCTGCACCCACTGCAGTCGTTTGCCGACCTGATTACGGTAGCGGAAACCAAGCAGAAGGAGCGGGTGAAAGTGGTGCTGACCTGGGCCCCACACGTACGCGCCCTGCCCCAGTGCGTACCCAACTCGTTCTGCGACTGGTTCTCGGAAGTAGACTGGGTGGACTTTGTGATAACGCACCCCGAAGGCTACGAACTGGACCCCAAGTTCACGAAAGGAGCCCGGATTGAGTACGACCAGAAGAAGGCCCTGGAAGGTGCCGACTTTGTGCAGGCCAAGAACTGGAGCAGCTATAAAGACTACGGCCAGGTCATCAGCAATGACCCTAGCTGGATGCTGACGCCCGAGCACATGGCTGGCACCCACGACGCCAAGTTCCTGCACTGCCTGCCCGTGCGCCGCAACGTGGAGGTGTCGGATGCTATTCTGGACTCTCCCAACTCCCTGGTAATTCAGGAAGCAGGTAACCGGGTGTTCTCCATGCAAACCGTACTGCACGAACTGTTGAAGTAA
- a CDS encoding homogentisate 1,2-dioxygenase, translating to MAFYHRLGQIPRKRHTQFRQPDGSLYSEQLVGTLGFHGVSSLLYHKHPPTEIRTVGQPEPFAPKLLKDRPLEPAHLRTLAQTTTGGDYLQARQTMLGNADVTLSICNPTERRMEYYYKNALADEVIFVHEGRGELWSQLGKVKFEPGDYVIIPRTIIHQLHFEEGPVRLLIIESFSPVETCRRYRNHFGQLLEHSPYCERDIRPPHELVEGDERESGEYVVKIKKDGLLHTLTYGHSPFDVVGWDGYFYPYATSIHDFEPITGRLHQPPPVHQHFEGHNFVICSFVPRLFDYHPLSIPAPYNHSNVDSDEVLYYVAGNFMSRKGVDLASFTWHPSGIPHGPHPGTVEASIGKKETHELAVMVDTFRPLYLTEAALPYVDGRYPMSWQPGFVPDPPRSADMMD from the coding sequence ATGGCTTTCTACCACCGCCTCGGCCAGATTCCGCGCAAGCGCCATACCCAGTTCCGCCAGCCCGATGGCTCCCTGTACTCGGAGCAGCTGGTGGGCACGCTGGGCTTCCACGGTGTCTCGTCGCTGCTCTACCACAAGCATCCGCCCACCGAAATCAGGACGGTAGGCCAGCCGGAGCCGTTTGCGCCCAAGCTGCTCAAAGACCGGCCCCTAGAGCCCGCTCATCTGCGCACCTTAGCCCAAACCACCACCGGCGGCGACTACCTGCAAGCCCGCCAAACCATGCTCGGCAACGCCGACGTGACGCTCAGCATCTGCAACCCCACGGAGCGGCGCATGGAGTACTACTACAAAAACGCCTTGGCCGATGAGGTTATCTTCGTGCATGAAGGCCGTGGCGAGTTGTGGAGCCAGCTGGGCAAGGTGAAGTTTGAGCCCGGCGACTACGTTATCATTCCGCGCACTATCATTCACCAGCTGCACTTCGAGGAAGGCCCCGTGCGCCTGCTCATCATCGAGTCATTTAGCCCCGTGGAGACGTGCCGCCGCTACCGCAACCACTTCGGGCAGCTGCTGGAGCACTCGCCCTACTGCGAGCGGGACATTCGGCCTCCGCATGAGTTGGTGGAAGGTGACGAGCGGGAGTCGGGCGAGTATGTGGTGAAGATCAAGAAAGATGGCCTGCTGCACACGCTCACCTATGGCCACTCACCGTTTGATGTGGTGGGCTGGGACGGCTACTTCTATCCCTATGCCACCAGCATTCATGACTTTGAGCCGATTACGGGCCGCCTGCACCAGCCACCACCCGTGCACCAGCACTTCGAGGGCCACAACTTCGTCATCTGTTCCTTCGTGCCGCGTCTCTTTGATTATCACCCGCTGAGCATTCCGGCACCTTACAATCATTCCAACGTCGACTCCGACGAGGTGCTGTATTACGTGGCCGGCAACTTCATGTCGCGCAAGGGTGTGGATCTGGCTTCGTTTACCTGGCACCCCAGCGGCATTCCGCACGGCCCGCACCCCGGTACCGTAGAGGCCAGCATCGGCAAAAAAGAAACTCATGAGCTAGCCGTTATGGTGGACACATTCCGCCCGCTCTACCTCACCGAAGCCGCCCTGCCGTACGTGGACGGCCGCTACCCCATGAGTTGGCAGCCCGGCTTCGTGCCCGACCCGCCCCGTTCCGCCGACATGATGGATTAA
- a CDS encoding transglutaminase-like domain-containing protein, producing the protein MSRLLPLLLTGLGLLSVASVPKPAEPRTRTFNFEYTATVPAQGAGVKEVDLWLPVPHDDKSQDIRDLKITAPVAYEVKTSSYGNRVLHVHATGAALQGFTVSMKLQATRREHLNPTLTGQPVSRKELAPADPNMNRWLAPDSLVPLDPKIRLWAHEVITKANAKTDLEKAKAIYEHVVNTVTYDKTGQGWGRGDIYYACDARRGNCTDFHAVFIGYCRAVGIPARFSIGFPLPPERGTAEVKGYHCWAEFYTKETGWVPVDASEAAKNPAKRAYFFGAHDENRLEFTRGRDLVLAPRQHSGALNYFIYPYAEADGQPVSGLQQQFRVQDLVAVK; encoded by the coding sequence ATGTCCCGCTTGCTGCCGCTCTTGCTAACTGGCCTAGGCCTGTTATCCGTTGCCTCAGTGCCTAAACCAGCGGAGCCACGTACCCGCACGTTTAACTTCGAGTACACTGCTACGGTGCCCGCCCAGGGTGCTGGCGTGAAGGAGGTAGACCTGTGGCTACCCGTGCCGCACGATGACAAGTCGCAGGACATCCGGGACCTCAAAATCACGGCACCCGTAGCCTACGAGGTAAAAACCAGCTCTTATGGCAACCGTGTGTTACACGTGCACGCCACGGGCGCGGCACTGCAGGGCTTCACAGTGAGCATGAAGCTGCAGGCTACGCGCCGGGAGCACCTTAACCCTACGCTGACGGGCCAGCCCGTGTCGCGCAAAGAACTGGCCCCCGCCGACCCCAACATGAACCGCTGGCTAGCCCCGGATAGTCTCGTGCCCTTAGACCCCAAAATCCGGCTGTGGGCGCACGAGGTCATCACGAAAGCCAACGCCAAAACTGATCTGGAAAAAGCCAAGGCCATTTATGAGCACGTAGTAAATACCGTGACCTACGACAAGACCGGCCAGGGCTGGGGCCGCGGCGACATCTACTACGCCTGCGACGCCCGCCGCGGCAACTGCACTGATTTTCACGCTGTGTTCATTGGCTACTGCCGGGCAGTGGGCATTCCGGCGCGCTTCAGCATTGGCTTCCCGCTGCCACCTGAGCGCGGCACTGCCGAGGTGAAAGGCTACCACTGCTGGGCCGAGTTTTACACCAAGGAAACCGGCTGGGTACCCGTTGATGCCTCCGAGGCAGCCAAGAACCCCGCCAAACGCGCCTACTTCTTCGGGGCCCACGACGAAAACCGCTTGGAGTTTACCCGGGGCCGCGACTTGGTGCTAGCCCCGCGTCAGCATAGTGGGGCGCTCAACTACTTCATCTATCCTTACGCCGAAGCCGATGGCCAGCCGGTGAGTGGCCTACAGCAGCAGTTCCGGGTGCAAGACCTCGTAGCGGTTAAGTAA
- a CDS encoding S41 family peptidase has translation MNTEPNVSPLPATEPAPRNTRRQVRQPLLLALALACGILLGANPFRPSSQNPDGTARGYLKFKEILSYVDRDYVDSVNAEELSDYAISRMLERLDPHSVFIPAKQQQQASSFLQSDFDGVGVEFNIFHDTVTVVSPVSGGPAEQAGLQPGDKILAVAGEKVSGIHTTTEQMFNRLRGPRGSNVVLQIVRRGMAKPMNVQVTRNRIPNSSVDVAYMVDNQTGYIKVSRFASGTYDEFKAALGDLRRQGLTHLILDLRGNPGGYLDRATKMADEFIGGTKKIVYTDGKGDQYDSQTYSRVAGEFEQGPLVVLVDEGSASASEVLAGALQDHDRALLVGRRTFGKGLVQQPIALNDGSELRLTIARYYTPSGRSIQKSYQGGLEAYEKDLVNRQQHGEFFHADSIHFADSLRYRTTHGRTVYGGGGIMPDVFVARDTMAFSAYYTRLQSHNLIRKYALDYVQDHKAELEGLRFEQFNQSFRITDIQLQRLVGMATQDGIPADAAGLRRCATLVRSQLKALIARTTYGKAAYFQVLNQNDAEMQQALQVIHDGRATLMQGLSMK, from the coding sequence ATGAACACCGAGCCGAACGTCTCGCCGCTACCCGCGACGGAGCCGGCCCCGCGAAATACGCGGCGGCAGGTGCGCCAGCCATTGCTGCTGGCTCTGGCGTTGGCTTGTGGAATATTGCTGGGGGCCAACCCCTTTCGGCCTTCCAGTCAAAACCCCGATGGCACCGCCCGGGGCTACCTCAAGTTCAAGGAAATTCTGAGCTACGTTGACCGCGACTACGTAGACTCGGTGAATGCCGAGGAGCTCTCGGACTACGCTATCAGCCGGATGCTGGAGCGCCTGGATCCGCACTCCGTCTTTATTCCGGCCAAGCAGCAGCAGCAGGCTTCTTCGTTCCTGCAGAGTGATTTTGACGGTGTAGGAGTGGAGTTCAATATCTTCCACGACACCGTAACGGTGGTGTCGCCGGTGAGCGGCGGGCCCGCTGAACAAGCAGGGCTGCAACCCGGCGACAAAATTCTGGCGGTGGCCGGCGAGAAGGTGTCCGGGATTCATACCACCACTGAGCAGATGTTTAACCGGCTGCGCGGGCCCCGCGGCAGCAACGTGGTGCTCCAGATTGTGCGGCGTGGCATGGCCAAGCCCATGAACGTGCAGGTAACGCGCAACCGCATCCCAAACTCCTCGGTAGACGTGGCCTACATGGTGGATAACCAGACTGGCTACATCAAGGTAAGCCGCTTTGCTAGTGGTACTTACGACGAGTTTAAGGCTGCCCTCGGTGATTTGCGTCGGCAGGGGCTTACCCACCTCATTCTCGATTTGCGCGGTAACCCCGGCGGCTACCTCGACCGCGCCACCAAAATGGCCGATGAGTTTATCGGGGGCACCAAGAAGATTGTATACACCGATGGTAAGGGTGACCAGTATGACTCCCAAACTTACTCCCGCGTAGCCGGCGAGTTTGAGCAGGGCCCGCTGGTGGTGCTGGTAGATGAAGGCAGCGCCTCCGCTTCTGAGGTACTGGCCGGCGCCCTCCAAGACCATGACCGCGCTCTGCTGGTAGGCCGCCGCACCTTCGGAAAAGGCTTGGTGCAGCAGCCTATTGCGCTTAATGATGGCTCAGAGCTGCGCCTCACCATTGCCCGCTACTACACGCCCTCAGGCCGCAGCATTCAGAAGTCGTACCAGGGTGGCCTAGAGGCCTACGAAAAGGACCTGGTGAACCGGCAGCAGCACGGCGAGTTCTTCCACGCCGACAGCATTCACTTTGCCGATTCTCTGCGCTACCGCACCACGCACGGCCGCACCGTGTACGGCGGCGGCGGCATCATGCCCGATGTGTTTGTGGCCCGCGACACCATGGCTTTCTCGGCATACTACACCCGCCTGCAAAGCCACAACCTGATTCGCAAGTATGCCCTCGACTACGTGCAGGACCACAAAGCGGAGCTGGAAGGCCTGCGCTTCGAGCAGTTCAACCAAAGCTTCCGTATTACTGATATTCAGCTGCAGCGCCTGGTAGGCATGGCCACCCAGGATGGTATACCCGCCGATGCTGCAGGCCTGCGCCGCTGCGCCACGCTGGTGCGCAGCCAGCTCAAGGCTCTCATCGCCCGGACTACATATGGCAAAGCTGCCTACTTCCAGGTCCTGAACCAGAACGACGCCGAGATGCAGCAGGCCCTGCAGGTCATTCATGACGGCCGCGCTACCCTAATGCAAGGCCTTTCAATGAAATAA
- the ruvX gene encoding Holliday junction resolvase RuvX, translated as MGRILAIDYGNKRVGLAVTDPLQLIATPLETIHSQDVVAYLKAYHLREPLEALVVGMPRTLSNEATDSTSAVVGLIRRLRREFPEVPVHEIDERFTSRMAHAAMLAGGLSKKDRRDKATVDRVSATIILQSFLESR; from the coding sequence ATGGGCCGAATTCTTGCCATCGACTACGGCAACAAGCGCGTGGGGCTGGCCGTAACGGACCCGCTTCAGCTGATTGCCACTCCCCTCGAAACCATTCATAGTCAGGATGTAGTGGCCTACCTGAAGGCATACCACCTGCGTGAGCCGCTGGAGGCGCTGGTGGTAGGCATGCCCCGCACCCTGAGCAACGAGGCCACCGACTCCACCAGCGCCGTAGTAGGCCTCATTCGGCGTTTGCGGCGGGAGTTTCCGGAGGTGCCCGTGCATGAGATTGACGAGCGGTTTACCTCCCGCATGGCACATGCTGCCATGCTGGCCGGGGGCCTAAGCAAAAAGGACCGCCGCGACAAAGCCACCGTAGACCGCGTAAGCGCTACTATCATTCTGCAATCTTTCCTCGAATCCCGATGA
- the def gene encoding peptide deformylase, producing the protein MIYPIVAFGDPVLKAPAKPIASDFSPAELKQLVQDMYDTMYYAHGVGLAAPQVGKSIRLFVIDSEPMLDEDEEGNPIIPEPTAAPVKRAFINPQIVEETGEEWAFEEGCLSIPGIRETVYRKPVITLRYEDEERQQHEETFSGMTARVIQHEYDHLEGVLFTDYVSGLKKQLLKGKLSRISKGDVKADYRMKFAGQGRR; encoded by the coding sequence ATGATTTACCCTATTGTTGCCTTCGGCGACCCGGTGCTGAAAGCCCCGGCCAAACCCATAGCTTCTGACTTCTCCCCGGCTGAACTCAAGCAGCTGGTGCAGGACATGTACGACACCATGTACTACGCCCACGGTGTGGGCCTGGCCGCGCCCCAGGTGGGCAAGAGCATCCGGCTGTTTGTGATTGACTCTGAGCCCATGCTGGATGAAGACGAAGAAGGCAACCCTATTATCCCGGAGCCTACGGCGGCGCCCGTAAAGCGCGCCTTCATCAACCCCCAAATAGTAGAGGAAACCGGCGAGGAATGGGCCTTTGAGGAAGGGTGCCTGAGCATTCCCGGCATTCGGGAAACGGTGTACCGCAAGCCAGTGATTACGCTCCGCTACGAGGATGAAGAACGCCAGCAGCACGAGGAAACCTTCTCGGGCATGACGGCCCGCGTGATTCAGCACGAGTATGATCACCTGGAAGGCGTGCTGTTCACCGACTATGTATCGGGGCTGAAAAAGCAGCTGCTGAAGGGCAAGCTCAGCCGCATCAGCAAAGGCGACGTGAAGGCCGACTACCGGATGAAATTTGCCGGGCAGGGCCGCCGCTAG
- a CDS encoding DUF4241 domain-containing protein, with the protein MRRLIGAAAVWLALGLAGCTKPIEGTVLSPGRMTLNRQPYQVTAKPEIFESSFFPDAQVAQDSLTFRFYRNFLGNLPINSGRVVACEPLTGGAQAFTTLFPKGRFPVELTVAQFGGDERVAFARILFSEAPVVKWEPALLPGQQPLPLFGEKYYGYPVDGGTGLFIDAHRLLPFTTFLQDNAVWEQLFIKSFRLETSSPLLGLLYATPRDTVATFSTGLGDGTYASYVGLDAQNRPCRLLTDFQLINWQ; encoded by the coding sequence ATGCGACGACTGATTGGCGCTGCAGCCGTTTGGCTGGCGCTAGGGCTAGCGGGCTGTACTAAGCCAATAGAAGGCACTGTTTTATCGCCGGGGCGCATGACCCTGAACCGGCAGCCCTATCAGGTAACAGCCAAGCCGGAGATATTTGAATCCAGCTTTTTCCCCGATGCCCAGGTTGCGCAGGACAGCCTTACGTTTCGCTTTTACCGCAATTTCCTCGGCAACCTCCCAATTAACTCAGGAAGGGTTGTTGCCTGTGAGCCGCTGACGGGCGGGGCGCAAGCTTTTACTACCCTGTTTCCCAAGGGCCGCTTTCCGGTGGAGTTGACCGTGGCCCAATTCGGCGGCGACGAGCGGGTGGCCTTTGCCCGCATTCTTTTTTCAGAAGCGCCTGTGGTGAAGTGGGAGCCGGCCCTGCTGCCCGGCCAGCAACCGCTGCCTTTGTTTGGAGAAAAGTATTATGGCTACCCCGTAGATGGGGGCACAGGGCTGTTTATCGATGCCCACCGCCTACTCCCATTCACTACTTTTCTGCAAGATAATGCCGTTTGGGAGCAGCTATTTATCAAGAGCTTCCGGCTGGAAACATCTTCCCCGCTGCTAGGCCTGTTGTATGCCACCCCACGTGATACCGTTGCTACTTTCTCTACTGGCCTGGGCGATGGTACTTATGCTTCCTATGTGGGCCTAGATGCCCAAAACCGCCCCTGCCGGCTACTAACTGATTTTCAGCTTATTAACTGGCAATAG
- a CDS encoding zinc dependent phospholipase C family protein has protein sequence MLCAYLVAAQPARAWGFFSHRLINRLAVYTLPREMIGFYKANIDYLTDNATRPDSRRTVVPGEAPRHFLDVDVYGDSAVYKLPRSYADAVALLGEDSLLRHGIVPWQVVRMKGQLTEAFRAHETDRILHLSADLGHYIADACVPLHATHNYNGQLTNQRGIHALWESRLPELLSSGYDFFTGPAPYLDRPTDVIWAAVGRSAAATDSVLRFERELTLKFPEDRKYGFEQRGNLTVRAYSRDFAREYHQRLNGQVERQMRLALRLVGAFWYTAWVDAGQPDLDKLPRSPSRREQERLALEAKQTAEPTTKAPVPGHEE, from the coding sequence ATGTTGTGCGCGTATCTCGTGGCTGCTCAGCCAGCACGGGCCTGGGGGTTCTTTAGCCATAGGCTCATCAACCGGCTGGCGGTGTACACGCTGCCGCGGGAGATGATTGGGTTCTATAAAGCCAACATTGACTACCTCACCGACAACGCCACCCGCCCCGACTCCCGCCGCACGGTGGTGCCCGGCGAAGCCCCGCGCCACTTCCTCGACGTGGACGTGTACGGCGACTCCGCCGTGTACAAGCTGCCCCGCTCCTACGCCGATGCGGTGGCCCTGCTGGGCGAAGACTCTTTGCTGCGCCACGGTATAGTACCCTGGCAGGTGGTCCGCATGAAAGGCCAGCTGACGGAAGCCTTCCGGGCTCACGAAACCGACCGGATCCTGCACCTCTCCGCCGACCTAGGCCACTACATTGCCGATGCCTGCGTGCCGCTGCACGCCACCCACAACTACAACGGGCAGCTTACCAACCAGCGCGGTATTCATGCCCTCTGGGAAAGCCGCCTGCCGGAGCTGCTGAGCTCGGGCTACGACTTCTTTACCGGCCCCGCCCCCTACCTGGATAGGCCTACGGATGTTATCTGGGCCGCGGTGGGCCGCTCGGCGGCGGCCACCGACTCGGTGCTCCGCTTTGAGCGGGAACTGACCTTGAAATTCCCCGAAGACCGCAAGTATGGGTTTGAGCAGCGCGGCAACTTAACGGTGCGCGCCTACTCCCGCGACTTCGCCCGCGAGTACCACCAGCGCCTCAACGGGCAGGTAGAGCGGCAAATGCGACTGGCGCTGCGGCTGGTGGGTGCCTTCTGGTACACCGCATGGGTTGATGCCGGCCAGCCCGACCTAGATAAGCTGCCCCGCTCCCCCTCCAGAAGGGAACAGGAACGCCTGGCCCTTGAGGCCAAGCAAACGGCCGAGCCAACTACTAAAGCCCCCGTACCTGGCCACGAGGAATAG